One window of the Anguilla rostrata isolate EN2019 chromosome 13, ASM1855537v3, whole genome shotgun sequence genome contains the following:
- the ncoa5 gene encoding nuclear receptor coactivator 5 isoform X3, translated as MAAERRQSKAHSRQSPPRRNPYGGYGDGRDARTRSRSPMHGRESRDHRDGRDMREPGRDMREPGRDMREPGRDMREPGRDMREPGRDMREPGRDMRESSRETREPSREPRGGHPREHVPRDPNFDRYRGPEGREKDPRGDPAFRDEGYDRYYRVDDYYRKKEEPYPDRYREPWNGRRDPEEERPRVEERRRNELYRQYYEELQRRYDSERPVDCSVIVVNKQQKEYAETVGRKVRDLGMVVDLIFLNTEVSLTQALEDVGRARTPFAIIITQQHQVHRSCTVNILFGTPQEHRNMPMQDAMVLVAHNYDLFKVEHRDKEREEIARKAAKMADDVLMREHEREGHPISLQPAITLLSEGRYLTMEELDGLIEYLRDKRERLVRSSGDPHAASHNAAPAALEAPPPAQTLPSVPLSTHPAHTAHPAHTAHAAHTAHTAHAAHTAHTAHTAHAAHTAHNVLTSHATHAAHLPPAVASTAAVPSNHQQELQAKILSLFNSGSGASPAPAQGYNTAGSQMGSQMGGQMGGQMGGQMGSQMGSQMGSQMGSQMGSQTASHPSALAPSSTMTKMPPQSAAQGPGMMGSRPALRPPAVASSVPSPYGPPPNRMAIPQASARPAASGAGINFDNPSVLKALDTLIQSGPSINHLVNPGSAPAPRPGQGISQPPPMAHYARHY; from the exons ATGGCAGCGGAGCGACGACAGAGTAAAGCTCATTCCCGGCAGAGCCCTCCACGAAG GAACCCGTACGGCGGGTATGGCGATGGGCGGGACGCGCGGACCCGCTCTCGCTCCCCCATGCATGGCAGGGAGTCCCGCGATCACAGGGACGGCCGCGACATGAGGGAGCCGGGTCGCGACATGAGGGAGCCGGGTCGCGACATGAGGGAGCCGGGTCGCGACATGAGGGAGCCGGGTCGCGACATGAGGGAGCCGGGCCGCGACATGAGGGAGCCGGGTCGCGACATGAGGGAGTCGAGTCGCGAGACTAGGGAGCCCAGCCGCGAGCCCAGGGGTGGGCACCCCCGCGAGCATGTGCCGCGAGACCCCAACTTCGATCGGTACCGAGGCCCCGAGGGCCGGGAGAAGGATCCCAGAGGTGACCCCGCCTTCAG AGACGAGGGTTACGACCGGTACTACCGTGTGGACGATTATTACCGCAAAAAGGAGGAACCTTACCCGGACCGCTACAGGGAACCCTGGAACGGCCGGCGAGACCCTGAAG AGGAGCGGCCCAGGGTGGAGGAGCGCCGGCGGAACGAGCTGTACCGGCAGTACTACGAGGAGCTGCAGCGGCGCTACGACTCGGAGCGACCCGTCGACTGCTCCGTCATCGTGGTCAACAAGCAGCAGAA GGAGTATGCAGAGACGGTGGGGAGGAAGGTGCGGGACCTGGGCATGGTGGTGGACCTGATCTTCCTGAACACGGAGGTGTCCCTGACGCAGGCCCTGGAGGACGTGGGCCGGGCACGCACGCCCTtcgccatcatcatcacccagcagcaccaggtgCACCGCTCCTGCACCGTCAACATCCTGTTCGGAACACCCCAAG AACATCGGAACATGCCCATGCAGGACGCGATGGTCCTGGTGGCCCACAACTACGACCTGTTCAAGGTCGAACACCGGGACAAGGAGCGCGAGGAGATCGCCAGGAAGGCCGCCAAGATGGCGGACGACGTGCTGATGAGGGAGCACGAGAGGGAGGGCCACCCGATCTCTCTACAACCCGCCATCACCCTGCTGTCCGAGGGCAG GTACCTGACTATGGAGGAGCTGGATGGGCTGATTGAGTATCTGAGGGATAAGAGAGAGCGTTTGGTGAGAAGCAGCGGTGACCCGCATGCAG catcccacaatgcagctccAGCAGCCCTCGAAGCTCCTCCTCCCGCCCAGACCCTTCCCAGCGTGCCCCTCTCCACACACCCCGCGCACACTGCACACCCCGCTCACACAGCACATGCtgcgcacaccgcacacacagcacatgctgcacacaccGCTCACACCGCTCACACagcacatgctgcacacactgcacacaacgTCCTCACTTCTCACGCAACACACGCAGCCCACTTACCCCCAGCCGTCGCTTCCACTGCAGCTGTGCCCTCCAACCaccagcaggagctgcaggccaAGATCCTCAGTCTGTTCAACAGCGGCTCAGGCGCCTCTCCCGCCCCGGCCCAGGGTTACAACACCGCGGGCAGCCAGATGGGCAGCCAGATGGGCGGCCAGATGGGCGGCCAGATGGGCGGCCAGATGGGCAGCCAGATGGGGAGCCAGATGGGCAGCCAGATGGGGAGCCAGATGGGCAGCCAGACGGCCAGCCACCCCTCCGCCCtcgccccctcctccaccatGACCAAAATGCCCCCCCAGTCCGCCGCCCAGGGGCCCGGCATGATGGGCTCCAGGCCGGCCCTGCGGCCCCCGGCCGTGGCCTCCAGCGTCCCCTCCCCGTACGGGCCCCCGCCCAACCGAATGGCCATCCCGCAGGCGTCTGCGAGGCCAGCCGCCAGCGGGGCGGGCATCAACTTTGACAACCCTAGCGTCCTGAAGGCCCTGGATACGCTCATCCAAAGCGGACCCTCGATAAACCATCTGGTGAACCCCGGGAGCGCCCCCGCCCCTCGGCCCGGCCAGGGCATCAGTCAGCCGCCCCCCATGGCGCACTACGCCCGCCATTACTGA
- the ncoa5 gene encoding nuclear receptor coactivator 5 isoform X4, whose translation MHGRESRDHRDGRDMREPGRDMREPGRDMREPGRDMREPGRDMREPGRDMREPGRDMRESSRETREPSREPRGGHPREHVPRDPNFDRYRGPEGREKDPRGDPAFRDEGYDRYYRVDDYYRKKEEPYPDRYREPWNGRRDPEEERPRVEERRRNELYRQYYEELQRRYDSERPVDCSVIVVNKQQKEYAETVGRKVRDLGMVVDLIFLNTEVSLTQALEDVGRARTPFAIIITQQHQVHRSCTVNILFGTPQEHRNMPMQDAMVLVAHNYDLFKVEHRDKEREEIARKAAKMADDVLMREHEREGHPISLQPAITLLSEGRYLTMEELDGLIEYLRDKRERLVRSSGDPHAASHNAAPAALEAPPPAQTLPSVPLSTHPAHTAHPAHTAHAAHTAHTAHAAHTAHTAHTAHAAHTAHNVLTSHATHAAHLPPAVASTAAVPSNHQQELQAKILSLFNSGSGASPAPAQGYNTAGSQMGSQMGGQMGGQMGGQMGSQMGSQMGSQMGSQMGSQTASHPSALAPSSTMTKMPPQSAAQGPGMMGSRPALRPPAVASSVPSPYGPPPNRMAIPQASARPAASGAGINFDNPSVLKALDTLIQSGPSINHLVNPGSAPAPRPGQGISQPPPMAHYARHY comes from the exons ATGCATGGCAGGGAGTCCCGCGATCACAGGGACGGCCGCGACATGAGGGAGCCGGGTCGCGACATGAGGGAGCCGGGTCGCGACATGAGGGAGCCGGGTCGCGACATGAGGGAGCCGGGTCGCGACATGAGGGAGCCGGGCCGCGACATGAGGGAGCCGGGTCGCGACATGAGGGAGTCGAGTCGCGAGACTAGGGAGCCCAGCCGCGAGCCCAGGGGTGGGCACCCCCGCGAGCATGTGCCGCGAGACCCCAACTTCGATCGGTACCGAGGCCCCGAGGGCCGGGAGAAGGATCCCAGAGGTGACCCCGCCTTCAG AGACGAGGGTTACGACCGGTACTACCGTGTGGACGATTATTACCGCAAAAAGGAGGAACCTTACCCGGACCGCTACAGGGAACCCTGGAACGGCCGGCGAGACCCTGAAG AGGAGCGGCCCAGGGTGGAGGAGCGCCGGCGGAACGAGCTGTACCGGCAGTACTACGAGGAGCTGCAGCGGCGCTACGACTCGGAGCGACCCGTCGACTGCTCCGTCATCGTGGTCAACAAGCAGCAGAA GGAGTATGCAGAGACGGTGGGGAGGAAGGTGCGGGACCTGGGCATGGTGGTGGACCTGATCTTCCTGAACACGGAGGTGTCCCTGACGCAGGCCCTGGAGGACGTGGGCCGGGCACGCACGCCCTtcgccatcatcatcacccagcagcaccaggtgCACCGCTCCTGCACCGTCAACATCCTGTTCGGAACACCCCAAG AACATCGGAACATGCCCATGCAGGACGCGATGGTCCTGGTGGCCCACAACTACGACCTGTTCAAGGTCGAACACCGGGACAAGGAGCGCGAGGAGATCGCCAGGAAGGCCGCCAAGATGGCGGACGACGTGCTGATGAGGGAGCACGAGAGGGAGGGCCACCCGATCTCTCTACAACCCGCCATCACCCTGCTGTCCGAGGGCAG GTACCTGACTATGGAGGAGCTGGATGGGCTGATTGAGTATCTGAGGGATAAGAGAGAGCGTTTGGTGAGAAGCAGCGGTGACCCGCATGCAG catcccacaatgcagctccAGCAGCCCTCGAAGCTCCTCCTCCCGCCCAGACCCTTCCCAGCGTGCCCCTCTCCACACACCCCGCGCACACTGCACACCCCGCTCACACAGCACATGCtgcgcacaccgcacacacagcacatgctgcacacaccGCTCACACCGCTCACACagcacatgctgcacacactgcacacaacgTCCTCACTTCTCACGCAACACACGCAGCCCACTTACCCCCAGCCGTCGCTTCCACTGCAGCTGTGCCCTCCAACCaccagcaggagctgcaggccaAGATCCTCAGTCTGTTCAACAGCGGCTCAGGCGCCTCTCCCGCCCCGGCCCAGGGTTACAACACCGCGGGCAGCCAGATGGGCAGCCAGATGGGCGGCCAGATGGGCGGCCAGATGGGCGGCCAGATGGGCAGCCAGATGGGGAGCCAGATGGGCAGCCAGATGGGGAGCCAGATGGGCAGCCAGACGGCCAGCCACCCCTCCGCCCtcgccccctcctccaccatGACCAAAATGCCCCCCCAGTCCGCCGCCCAGGGGCCCGGCATGATGGGCTCCAGGCCGGCCCTGCGGCCCCCGGCCGTGGCCTCCAGCGTCCCCTCCCCGTACGGGCCCCCGCCCAACCGAATGGCCATCCCGCAGGCGTCTGCGAGGCCAGCCGCCAGCGGGGCGGGCATCAACTTTGACAACCCTAGCGTCCTGAAGGCCCTGGATACGCTCATCCAAAGCGGACCCTCGATAAACCATCTGGTGAACCCCGGGAGCGCCCCCGCCCCTCGGCCCGGCCAGGGCATCAGTCAGCCGCCCCCCATGGCGCACTACGCCCGCCATTACTGA
- the ncoa5 gene encoding nuclear receptor coactivator 5 isoform X2 yields MSRRRSRSASPAHHTTNSNDPRDLERRIFVGNLPTTLMDRKDMEDLFSPYGKINDVNMAAERRQSKAHSRQSPPRRNPYGGYGDGRDARTRSRSPMHGRESRDHRDGRDMREPGRDMREPGRDMREPGRDMREPGRDMREPGRDMREPGRDMRESSRETREPSREPRGGHPREHVPRDPNFDRYRGPEGREKDPRGDPAFRDEGYDRYYRVDDYYRKKEEPYPDRYREPWNGRRDPEEERPRVEERRRNELYRQYYEELQRRYDSERPVDCSVIVVNKQQKEYAETVGRKVRDLGMVVDLIFLNTEVSLTQALEDVGRARTPFAIIITQQHQVHRSCTVNILFGTPQEHRNMPMQDAMVLVAHNYDLFKVEHRDKEREEIARKAAKMADDVLMREHEREGHPISLQPAITLLSEGRYLTMEELDGLIEYLRDKRERLVRSSGDPHAASHNAAPAALEAPPPAQTLPSVPLSTHPAHTAHPAHTAHAAHTAHTAHAAHTAHTAHTAHAAHTAHNVLTSHATHAAHLPPAVASTAAVPSNHQQELQAKILSLFNSGSGASPAPAQGYNTAGSQMGSQMGGQMGGQMGGQMGSQMGSQMGSQMGSQMGSQTASHPSALAPSSTMTKMPPQSAAQGPGMMGSRPALRPPAVASSVPSPYGPPPNRMAIPQASARPAASGAGINFDNPSVLKALDTLIQSGPSINHLVNPGSAPAPRPGQGISQPPPMAHYARHY; encoded by the exons atgtaaATATGGCAGCGGAGCGACGACAGAGTAAAGCTCATTCCCGGCAGAGCCCTCCACGAAG GAACCCGTACGGCGGGTATGGCGATGGGCGGGACGCGCGGACCCGCTCTCGCTCCCCCATGCATGGCAGGGAGTCCCGCGATCACAGGGACGGCCGCGACATGAGGGAGCCGGGTCGCGACATGAGGGAGCCGGGTCGCGACATGAGGGAGCCGGGTCGCGACATGAGGGAGCCGGGTCGCGACATGAGGGAGCCGGGCCGCGACATGAGGGAGCCGGGTCGCGACATGAGGGAGTCGAGTCGCGAGACTAGGGAGCCCAGCCGCGAGCCCAGGGGTGGGCACCCCCGCGAGCATGTGCCGCGAGACCCCAACTTCGATCGGTACCGAGGCCCCGAGGGCCGGGAGAAGGATCCCAGAGGTGACCCCGCCTTCAG AGACGAGGGTTACGACCGGTACTACCGTGTGGACGATTATTACCGCAAAAAGGAGGAACCTTACCCGGACCGCTACAGGGAACCCTGGAACGGCCGGCGAGACCCTGAAG AGGAGCGGCCCAGGGTGGAGGAGCGCCGGCGGAACGAGCTGTACCGGCAGTACTACGAGGAGCTGCAGCGGCGCTACGACTCGGAGCGACCCGTCGACTGCTCCGTCATCGTGGTCAACAAGCAGCAGAA GGAGTATGCAGAGACGGTGGGGAGGAAGGTGCGGGACCTGGGCATGGTGGTGGACCTGATCTTCCTGAACACGGAGGTGTCCCTGACGCAGGCCCTGGAGGACGTGGGCCGGGCACGCACGCCCTtcgccatcatcatcacccagcagcaccaggtgCACCGCTCCTGCACCGTCAACATCCTGTTCGGAACACCCCAAG AACATCGGAACATGCCCATGCAGGACGCGATGGTCCTGGTGGCCCACAACTACGACCTGTTCAAGGTCGAACACCGGGACAAGGAGCGCGAGGAGATCGCCAGGAAGGCCGCCAAGATGGCGGACGACGTGCTGATGAGGGAGCACGAGAGGGAGGGCCACCCGATCTCTCTACAACCCGCCATCACCCTGCTGTCCGAGGGCAG GTACCTGACTATGGAGGAGCTGGATGGGCTGATTGAGTATCTGAGGGATAAGAGAGAGCGTTTGGTGAGAAGCAGCGGTGACCCGCATGCAG catcccacaatgcagctccAGCAGCCCTCGAAGCTCCTCCTCCCGCCCAGACCCTTCCCAGCGTGCCCCTCTCCACACACCCCGCGCACACTGCACACCCCGCTCACACAGCACATGCtgcgcacaccgcacacacagcacatgctgcacacaccGCTCACACCGCTCACACagcacatgctgcacacactgcacacaacgTCCTCACTTCTCACGCAACACACGCAGCCCACTTACCCCCAGCCGTCGCTTCCACTGCAGCTGTGCCCTCCAACCaccagcaggagctgcaggccaAGATCCTCAGTCTGTTCAACAGCGGCTCAGGCGCCTCTCCCGCCCCGGCCCAGGGTTACAACACCGCGGGCAGCCAGATGGGCAGCCAGATGGGCGGCCAGATGGGCGGCCAGATGGGCGGCCAGATGGGCAGCCAGATGGGGAGCCAGATGGGCAGCCAGATGGGGAGCCAGATGGGCAGCCAGACGGCCAGCCACCCCTCCGCCCtcgccccctcctccaccatGACCAAAATGCCCCCCCAGTCCGCCGCCCAGGGGCCCGGCATGATGGGCTCCAGGCCGGCCCTGCGGCCCCCGGCCGTGGCCTCCAGCGTCCCCTCCCCGTACGGGCCCCCGCCCAACCGAATGGCCATCCCGCAGGCGTCTGCGAGGCCAGCCGCCAGCGGGGCGGGCATCAACTTTGACAACCCTAGCGTCCTGAAGGCCCTGGATACGCTCATCCAAAGCGGACCCTCGATAAACCATCTGGTGAACCCCGGGAGCGCCCCCGCCCCTCGGCCCGGCCAGGGCATCAGTCAGCCGCCCCCCATGGCGCACTACGCCCGCCATTACTGA